The Virgibacillus dokdonensis genome includes a window with the following:
- a CDS encoding DNA-3-methyladenine glycosylase I, whose amino-acid sequence MTKQRCQWVTDDPVYITYHDHEWGVPQYDAQKLFEMLCLEGAQAGLSWITILKRRENYCQAFDDFDPLKISKYSNQKIEALLQDKGIIRNRRKINAFIKNAQSFLQVEQELGDFSSYIWSFVGGEQIVNHWETHEQVPAYTTESEQMSKDLKRRGFQFVGPTICYAFMQATGMVNDHTKDCFLSIAR is encoded by the coding sequence ATGACAAAACAAAGATGTCAATGGGTCACAGATGATCCTGTCTATATTACTTATCATGATCATGAATGGGGCGTCCCGCAGTATGACGCCCAAAAATTATTTGAAATGCTTTGCTTGGAAGGGGCACAAGCAGGATTAAGCTGGATTACAATATTAAAGCGTAGAGAAAATTATTGCCAAGCTTTTGATGATTTCGATCCGTTAAAAATAAGTAAATATAGCAATCAGAAAATAGAAGCGCTCCTCCAAGATAAAGGAATTATTCGTAACCGGAGAAAGATAAATGCTTTCATTAAGAATGCGCAGTCCTTTTTGCAAGTAGAGCAGGAGTTGGGAGACTTCTCCTCCTATATATGGTCCTTTGTCGGCGGGGAACAAATTGTTAATCACTGGGAAACGCATGAACAAGTGCCCGCATATACGACAGAATCCGAACAAATGAGCAAAGATCTAAAACGACGCGGTTTCCAATTCGTTGGGCCAACCATTTGTTACGCTTTTATGCAAGCGACAGGCATGGTCAATGACCATACGAAAGACTGCTTTTTGTCTATAGCTCGCTGA
- a CDS encoding sulfurtransferase codes for MGYLISVDRLKNRLHNHLNNTVIIDVRFQLTDPDAGRKAYLQDHIPGAVFMDIEKDLSGKKGKHGGNHPLPDLTMLAGKVGKLGVDHDTTVVIYDADNDMFAARAWWLFHYMGHDKVYVLDGGYSGWKKTGNETTTEVPTLTPKVFHLQLRDNQIANMEEVKEKVTRNEAVLIDSRARERYLGDDEPMYARAGHIPGAKNYFWKKVLDENGSWKKKEVLEKQFASFQKNEEIIVSCGSGISACPNILALKSLGYENVKLYPGSFSDWISYDENEVAIGEDA; via the coding sequence ATGGGCTATCTTATTAGCGTAGACCGTTTAAAGAATCGGCTACATAATCATTTAAACAATACAGTAATTATCGATGTGCGTTTTCAGTTAACGGATCCTGATGCAGGCAGAAAAGCATATTTACAAGATCATATCCCAGGCGCTGTTTTTATGGATATAGAAAAAGATTTGTCTGGAAAAAAAGGAAAACATGGTGGAAACCATCCGCTTCCTGACCTTACAATGCTTGCAGGAAAAGTAGGAAAGTTAGGTGTTGATCACGATACAACCGTTGTGATATACGATGCAGATAATGATATGTTTGCTGCTAGAGCATGGTGGTTATTCCATTATATGGGGCATGACAAAGTGTATGTTCTTGACGGGGGCTATAGTGGCTGGAAAAAAACAGGCAATGAAACAACTACCGAAGTACCAACACTAACGCCAAAAGTATTTCACTTGCAATTAAGAGACAATCAAATTGCTAATATGGAAGAAGTAAAAGAAAAAGTAACTCGAAACGAAGCTGTTTTAATTGATTCACGTGCAAGAGAACGTTATTTAGGAGATGATGAACCGATGTATGCTCGAGCGGGCCATATCCCTGGTGCCAAGAACTATTTCTGGAAAAAGGTGCTGGATGAAAATGGCTCATGGAAAAAGAAGGAGGTACTAGAAAAACAATTTGCTTCCTTTCAGAAAAATGAAGAAATCATTGTTTCCTGCGGTTCTGGTATATCGGCTTGTCCCAATATTTTAGCCTTAAAATCACTTGGCTATGAAAATGTGAAATTATACCCTGGTAGCTTTAGTGATTGGATTTCTTATGATGAAAATGAAGTCGCAATTGGTGAAGATGCATGA
- the pepT gene encoding peptidase T, with protein sequence MKKEIMERFITYAKMDTQSDASNEATPSTPGQFDLANLLVQELQEIGMTDVAVDDFGYVMATLPANTDGDIPTIGFLAHVDTATDFTGKNVQPQITENYDGKDIVLNKEENIILSTTDFPELSQYKGHTVITTDGTTLLGADNKAGIAEIMTAMHYLITHPEIKHGKIRVAFTPDEEIGRGPHKFDVERFDATYAYTVDGGPLGELQYESFNAAQARVTFKGNSVHPGTAKDKMVNAGKMAATFINEIPNEEAPEYTEGYEGFYHLSNITGDVENAELIYIIRDFDKAKFQEKKVLLQKITEKFQTKYGTEAVSLELRDQYYNMREKIEPVKEIVDIAYDAMKSLDIEPIVKPIRGGTDGSQLSYMGLPTPNIFTGGENFHGKFEYVSVDNMMKASKTIIEICKLFARRY encoded by the coding sequence ATGAAAAAAGAAATAATGGAAAGGTTTATTACGTATGCAAAGATGGATACGCAATCCGACGCAAGCAATGAAGCTACACCTTCTACACCTGGACAGTTTGATTTAGCGAATCTTTTAGTACAAGAGCTTCAGGAAATAGGAATGACAGACGTTGCCGTTGATGACTTTGGCTATGTGATGGCAACACTTCCAGCAAACACGGATGGTGATATACCGACCATCGGATTTTTAGCACATGTGGATACAGCAACAGACTTCACTGGAAAAAATGTTCAACCACAAATCACGGAGAATTACGACGGGAAAGATATTGTATTGAACAAGGAAGAAAATATTATATTATCGACTACTGATTTTCCAGAGCTTTCGCAATACAAAGGTCATACAGTAATCACTACAGATGGAACAACTTTACTTGGCGCTGATAACAAAGCGGGGATTGCTGAAATTATGACTGCGATGCATTATCTCATCACACATCCAGAAATCAAGCACGGGAAAATCCGCGTTGCTTTTACGCCCGATGAAGAGATCGGCCGTGGACCACATAAATTCGATGTGGAACGTTTCGATGCTACATATGCCTATACCGTCGATGGTGGGCCTTTAGGAGAGTTGCAATACGAAAGCTTTAACGCAGCTCAAGCAAGAGTAACCTTTAAAGGAAATAGTGTACATCCAGGAACAGCCAAAGATAAAATGGTGAACGCTGGGAAAATGGCAGCAACCTTTATAAATGAAATTCCAAACGAAGAAGCGCCGGAATATACAGAAGGGTACGAAGGATTTTATCACTTAAGCAATATTACTGGTGATGTGGAAAATGCAGAACTTATCTACATTATCCGAGATTTTGATAAAGCGAAGTTTCAAGAGAAAAAAGTTTTATTGCAAAAAATCACAGAGAAATTTCAGACCAAATATGGAACGGAAGCTGTTAGCCTTGAATTGCGCGATCAGTATTATAATATGCGCGAAAAAATTGAACCGGTGAAAGAAATTGTCGACATTGCTTATGATGCAATGAAAAGCTTAGATATCGAACCAATCGTAAAACCGATTCGTGGTGGTACAGATGGTTCGCAATTATCCTACATGGGACTGCCAACACCGAACATTTTTACTGGTGGAGAAAATTTTCATGGTAAATTCGAATACGTCTCGGTAGATAATATGATGAAAGCCTCAAAAACAATCATTGAAATCTGCAAGCTATTTGCCCGACGCTATTAA
- a CDS encoding DUF2269 family protein translates to MEFYDLMVFIHIIAAIIGMGPGFFMILPVKTATTMTELQYGYKIRNKLHGCVMIGGTLLLITGLIMGVLRPYLFAQGWFIGSLLLFLLALAFGPLVLSPRSKPIKKLLQTHPDSTIPDDYFRLSRKLFFYERIESLLFMIIIILMITKPF, encoded by the coding sequence ATGGAGTTTTATGACCTCATGGTGTTCATACACATCATTGCTGCAATTATTGGTATGGGTCCAGGTTTCTTCATGATTTTGCCAGTGAAAACAGCAACTACGATGACAGAATTGCAATATGGTTATAAAATACGAAACAAATTACACGGCTGTGTCATGATTGGTGGTACATTACTATTGATAACGGGGCTAATCATGGGAGTACTTCGCCCCTATTTATTTGCACAAGGTTGGTTTATAGGCAGTTTGCTTTTATTTTTGCTTGCTTTGGCATTTGGCCCACTCGTGCTGTCGCCGCGTTCCAAACCAATCAAAAAACTATTACAGACGCATCCGGATAGTACGATCCCTGATGACTACTTTCGATTATCCAGAAAGCTATTTTTCTATGAAAGAATCGAAAGTCTGTTGTTTATGATCATTATTATTTTGATGATTACGAAACCATTTTAA